Proteins found in one Rhodobacteraceae bacterium D3-12 genomic segment:
- a CDS encoding dynamin family protein has protein sequence MKINETFEAATEIRPSGGSAKLRTGMEELETFASEALALEGALDRLGQLAGEQSRRTVTRLKQQLAAFEPSVTVLGQVKSGKTSLINAMAGWTDLLPSDVNPWTSVVTSLHLTPAEERAETGASFQFMTEEEWDRLTDKGGRIGELAGRAGSESELSRIQDQIETMRDKSRARLGRNFELLMGQQHEFGYFDKNLLERYICLGDDFDEEEAGAPEDEQGRFADITRSAELYLNCRSVPFRMCLRDTPGVNDTFMMREMVTIRALRDSRICVVVLSASQALTSVDMALIRMISNLKSREVIIFVNRIDELSDPANQMTEIEDSIRNTLANHDGPKDAEIIFGSAYWAGKVLNDELGDMHEASADALLKLTKAVLGSTELDQSPASLVWEISGLPMLMQALSSQIVTSLGVPCLKKVASSAVAIASSQTAARSVMVESDDFEPEVALADMAGAFEKLETASRARFDRAMSAILAAYCERADRVHNTFIERATHSLLEHLERYGELEVWEYDPAGLRILLRSTYSTMGARMRKEAMAQYEATVSEVALLLYRGFGPVVEGVQIGVPEAPAIPSPVALGQTIALDFNDSWWVSWWRRRRGYKAFAKQFQDLIRAETEDFMTQMKVVQTSQIRDALEAELVRFLAEQKAILFDLISQGQGDGDVEDRLLSMNAQGGRAALESTLDELRGYAA, from the coding sequence ATGAAGATCAACGAGACATTCGAAGCAGCCACTGAAATCCGGCCGTCGGGCGGTTCGGCCAAGCTCAGAACGGGTATGGAAGAGCTTGAGACCTTCGCAAGTGAGGCGCTTGCGCTTGAGGGTGCCTTGGACAGGCTTGGGCAGTTGGCCGGTGAGCAGAGCCGTCGCACGGTGACGCGTCTCAAGCAGCAGCTTGCTGCGTTTGAGCCGAGCGTTACGGTGCTTGGGCAGGTGAAATCGGGCAAGACCTCTTTGATCAATGCGATGGCGGGTTGGACCGATCTTTTGCCTTCGGATGTTAACCCTTGGACCTCGGTTGTGACCTCGCTGCATTTGACCCCGGCGGAGGAGCGGGCCGAAACGGGCGCGAGTTTCCAGTTCATGACCGAAGAGGAATGGGATCGGCTGACGGACAAGGGCGGGCGGATCGGTGAATTGGCCGGGCGCGCCGGCTCGGAGAGCGAGTTGAGCCGCATTCAGGACCAGATCGAAACGATGCGCGACAAGTCCCGCGCGCGGTTGGGGCGGAATTTCGAGCTGTTGATGGGGCAGCAGCATGAGTTCGGTTACTTCGACAAGAACCTGCTTGAACGCTATATCTGTCTTGGCGACGATTTCGACGAGGAAGAGGCGGGCGCGCCGGAGGATGAGCAGGGCCGGTTCGCGGATATCACCCGGTCGGCCGAGCTTTATCTGAATTGCCGGTCAGTGCCGTTCCGCATGTGTTTGCGCGACACTCCGGGGGTAAACGATACGTTCATGATGCGCGAAATGGTGACGATCCGCGCGCTTCGAGACAGCCGGATTTGCGTGGTTGTTCTGTCTGCCAGTCAGGCTCTGACCTCGGTTGATATGGCGCTGATCCGTATGATCTCGAACCTTAAGTCGCGTGAGGTGATCATTTTTGTGAACCGCATTGATGAGCTGTCGGACCCGGCCAACCAGATGACCGAGATCGAAGACAGCATTCGCAACACCTTGGCCAATCACGATGGCCCAAAAGATGCAGAGATCATTTTTGGCAGCGCCTATTGGGCGGGCAAGGTGTTGAACGACGAATTGGGCGACATGCATGAGGCCAGCGCCGATGCGCTGCTCAAACTGACCAAGGCGGTGCTCGGCTCGACCGAGCTCGACCAATCGCCGGCCTCTCTGGTTTGGGAAATCTCAGGCTTGCCGATGTTGATGCAGGCCTTGTCCTCGCAAATCGTGACAAGCCTTGGCGTGCCTTGCCTCAAGAAGGTTGCCTCTTCTGCGGTGGCGATTGCGTCGTCACAAACCGCGGCGCGCTCGGTTATGGTTGAGAGCGATGACTTTGAGCCTGAGGTGGCTTTGGCGGATATGGCGGGCGCGTTTGAAAAGCTGGAAACGGCGAGCCGGGCGCGGTTTGACCGGGCGATGAGCGCGATACTGGCTGCGTATTGTGAGCGCGCGGATCGGGTGCATAATACGTTCATTGAGCGGGCCACCCATTCGCTGTTGGAGCACCTTGAGCGCTATGGTGAGCTTGAGGTTTGGGAGTATGATCCGGCGGGGCTTCGTATCTTGTTGCGCTCGACCTATTCGACCATGGGGGCGCGGATGCGCAAGGAGGCCATGGCGCAATATGAGGCGACAGTTTCAGAGGTGGCGCTGCTTCTTTATCGCGGGTTTGGTCCGGTGGTTGAGGGCGTGCAGATCGGGGTTCCAGAAGCTCCGGCCATCCCGTCACCAGTTGCCCTTGGACAGACGATCGCGCTTGATTTCAATGATAGCTGGTGGGTGTCGTGGTGGCGGCGGCGGCGCGGTTACAAGGCGTTTGCCAAGCAGTTTCAGGATCTGATCCGCGCCGAAACCGAAGATTTCATGACCCAGATGAAGGTCGTTCAGACCAGTCAGATTCGCGATGCCCTTGAGGCCGAGCTTGTCCGGTTTCTGGCCGAGCAGAAAGCCATTCTGTTTGACCTGATATCACAAGGGCAAGGCGACGGTGACGTTGAAGACCGGCTTCTTTCCATGAATGCGCAGGGCGGTCGAGCGGCGCTTGAAAGCACGCTGGATGAGCTTCGCGGCTATGCCGCATGA
- a CDS encoding protein phosphatase 2C domain-containing protein, with the protein MPSTAELKYDTSMASILGQRERQEDAVASDFSAGEAFGFVVLADGMGGHAAGDVASKIVVTEVFSALKLASGDPKVLEPKICDVLRNATANANECVGLYANERVEAGGMGATLLAPVLFGDRLYWVSVGDSPLYLFRNNKLERLNENHALESQIEYIVESGIMAREEALSYPDQTCLTSVLIGKKIAQVDCRSLPVRIEAGDILIAASDGLQFLNEEEIERVLRFAQKRSADDIGGALLGALSKLNDPQQDNVSLCIIKAVGREMGQSMGQSMEQGAQAQEDQIDRSLTRSSTYADTSITIIAKIKRPKKVVG; encoded by the coding sequence ATGCCGTCAACAGCTGAGTTGAAATACGATACGTCGATGGCGTCGATCCTGGGACAACGCGAGCGCCAGGAAGATGCTGTGGCGTCTGATTTTTCGGCTGGGGAAGCGTTTGGGTTTGTCGTGCTGGCCGATGGTATGGGCGGTCATGCGGCAGGCGACGTGGCGAGCAAAATTGTGGTGACCGAAGTGTTCAGCGCGCTAAAGCTGGCGTCGGGGGATCCCAAGGTGTTGGAGCCCAAGATTTGCGATGTGCTGAGAAACGCGACAGCGAACGCCAATGAATGTGTCGGGCTTTATGCAAATGAGCGCGTCGAAGCGGGCGGAATGGGGGCGACCTTGTTGGCGCCGGTTCTGTTTGGGGACCGGCTCTATTGGGTGTCTGTCGGGGACAGCCCGCTCTACCTGTTTCGCAACAACAAGCTTGAGCGGTTGAACGAGAACCACGCGCTTGAATCGCAGATAGAATACATAGTTGAGAGCGGCATTATGGCGCGCGAAGAGGCGCTGAGCTATCCCGATCAGACCTGTCTGACCTCGGTCTTGATTGGCAAGAAGATTGCTCAGGTCGATTGCCGGAGCCTGCCTGTTCGTATCGAAGCGGGTGATATTCTGATTGCGGCCAGTGATGGGCTTCAGTTTCTGAACGAAGAAGAGATCGAGCGCGTGTTGCGGTTTGCGCAAAAGCGCAGTGCCGATGACATTGGTGGCGCGCTTTTGGGGGCGTTGAGCAAGCTGAACGATCCGCAGCAGGACAATGTTTCCTTGTGTATTATCAAGGCTGTGGGGCGGGAGATGGGCCAATCCATGGGGCAGTCCATGGAACAGGGCGCGCAGGCGCAAGAGGATCAGATCGACAGGTCGCTCACGCGCTCGAGCACCTATGCGGATACGTCGATCACCATCATCGCCAAGATTAAGCGACCCAAGAAAGTTGTTGGATGA
- a CDS encoding FHA domain-containing protein — MKFIRDIIGEKRQMNEQTSEVAAANGSSSLFADDFAPEMEPEIGSEAEPTSGLRTARNATGAADPFTLEPETRLSDFMDDPEPAVSELDLADYELAQDGAMPDGLGQADPVQEDDDDFADILAGFSEQEEIDARDSEPGGASQRSPEDAVAAMRGLAASMKQAQEPVFEEAAPVVPTVEEAVEEAAAFVAPTPRPTPRPAPQPAPSPTAQPTAEQTRAMPTPQPRAEAPKPVTEAPRQSAAPATPETQPVEVPNLAIGRGANRQGRVKTRLLGFNAGPENEADPIASSSEASVASFSKFPLGWLIVTEGPGRGAAFTIFSGVSKIGRGKDQTVALDFGDNSISRDNHAAIAFDAAQKCFFIGHGGKANLVRRNDRPVLSTEELAAGDKITIGETVLRFVPLCGPDFVWDDTDEGDWSHAVNS, encoded by the coding sequence ATGAAATTTATTCGGGATATCATTGGCGAAAAACGCCAGATGAACGAGCAGACCAGCGAGGTCGCCGCCGCCAACGGATCGAGCAGTTTGTTTGCGGATGATTTTGCGCCCGAAATGGAGCCTGAAATCGGGTCTGAGGCGGAGCCGACCTCTGGCTTGCGCACCGCACGGAATGCGACGGGGGCAGCGGACCCTTTCACCCTTGAGCCCGAGACTCGCTTGAGCGATTTCATGGACGATCCGGAGCCGGCCGTGTCAGAGCTTGATCTGGCGGACTATGAGTTGGCACAGGACGGGGCGATGCCCGACGGTTTGGGGCAAGCCGATCCTGTGCAGGAGGACGACGACGATTTTGCCGATATTCTTGCCGGGTTCTCGGAGCAGGAAGAAATTGATGCCCGCGATAGCGAGCCGGGTGGCGCGAGCCAACGCTCGCCCGAGGACGCCGTGGCGGCGATGCGAGGTTTGGCCGCCTCGATGAAGCAGGCGCAGGAGCCGGTGTTCGAAGAGGCCGCGCCTGTTGTGCCGACTGTGGAGGAGGCTGTTGAGGAGGCTGCGGCGTTTGTTGCGCCCACTCCGCGGCCCACTCCGCGGCCTGCGCCTCAGCCCGCCCCGTCGCCGACCGCTCAGCCAACAGCAGAGCAGACACGCGCAATGCCAACGCCACAGCCGCGCGCGGAGGCCCCAAAGCCGGTGACCGAAGCGCCCCGCCAGAGCGCCGCGCCCGCCACCCCCGAAACGCAACCCGTCGAGGTGCCAAACCTAGCCATTGGACGCGGTGCAAACCGGCAAGGGCGGGTGAAAACGCGGCTTTTGGGGTTCAATGCGGGCCCAGAGAACGAGGCCGACCCGATTGCAAGCAGTTCGGAGGCCAGTGTTGCGAGCTTTTCCAAATTCCCGCTTGGCTGGCTTATTGTTACGGAGGGGCCGGGGCGCGGTGCGGCCTTTACGATTTTTAGCGGTGTCAGCAAGATCGGGCGCGGCAAGGATCAGACTGTTGCGCTCGATTTCGGGGACAATAGCATTTCGCGCGACAATCACGCGGCCATTGCCTTTGACGCGGCGCAAAAGTGCTTCTTTATCGGTCATGGCGGCAAAGCGAACCTTGTGCGGCGCAATGATCGCCCGGTGCTGAGCACAGAGGAGCTTGCGGCGGGTGACAAGATCACCATCGGCGAAACAGTTTTGCGGTTTGTGCCGCTGTGTGGCCCGGATTTTGTTTGGGACGACACGGACGAAGGTGACTGGTCTCATGCCGTCAACAGCTGA
- a CDS encoding serine/threonine protein kinase has product MQNNTNQIDDSETDELPSGGTLLYGQYTIERHLLDGGFGMTYLARDSLERRVVIKECFPSTICRRINGEVRPRKPAYQEQFQGVIRNFLREALRLAKFEHPNIVKVHQVFQENNTAYFAMDFVDGMDLLTMMDMDPGRLTDELLESLLRDTLYALDHVHSYGMLHRDISPDNLLLDANNKLTLIDFGAAREDARRKTRVLSALLAVKDGYSPHEFYYSDTEQEPASDLYSVGATFYHVITGRAPFDCQKRLLTLSSGEPDPYKPLVEGNWGFCAGFLAAIDKALSVSQKDRFQSVGEWLDALEGVSALSAAGLQAAPQNSGVNDVVDPDAPARELEPDLVQAISSLVQDTNSRLESVQAKESEGGAAQSADEEAEEPPVRLVDLFGSPVDDVDAWLAEQDKETKHDTSGHQHASGGQTKSWSGPNTKASEAFAQGGQTSVGSALARAIGSFVGRKRNPEELIET; this is encoded by the coding sequence GTGCAGAACAATACGAACCAGATTGACGATAGTGAAACCGATGAACTGCCATCCGGGGGCACGCTGCTTTATGGGCAATACACCATTGAGCGGCACCTGCTTGATGGTGGATTTGGCATGACTTATCTGGCGCGCGACAGCCTTGAGCGGCGCGTTGTGATCAAGGAGTGCTTTCCGAGCACGATCTGTCGGCGGATCAACGGTGAGGTGCGCCCGCGCAAGCCCGCGTATCAGGAACAGTTTCAAGGCGTCATCCGTAATTTTCTGCGCGAAGCCTTGCGGTTGGCCAAGTTTGAGCACCCGAACATCGTAAAGGTTCATCAGGTATTTCAGGAGAACAACACCGCCTATTTCGCGATGGATTTCGTTGATGGGATGGACCTGTTGACGATGATGGACATGGATCCGGGGCGATTGACGGATGAACTGCTTGAATCGCTTCTGCGCGACACGCTCTATGCGCTGGATCATGTGCATTCCTATGGCATGTTGCACCGTGATATTTCGCCCGACAATCTGTTGTTGGATGCCAATAACAAGCTGACGTTGATCGATTTCGGGGCCGCGCGTGAGGATGCGCGGCGCAAGACGCGGGTCCTGTCGGCGCTGCTTGCGGTGAAGGACGGGTATTCGCCGCATGAGTTTTATTATTCTGACACCGAACAGGAACCGGCGAGCGATCTCTATTCGGTGGGGGCAACGTTTTATCATGTGATCACCGGCCGCGCGCCGTTTGATTGCCAGAAGCGTTTGTTGACGCTGAGTTCGGGCGAGCCGGACCCTTATAAGCCCCTTGTCGAGGGGAACTGGGGTTTTTGCGCCGGGTTTCTTGCGGCGATCGACAAAGCGTTGTCGGTTTCGCAAAAAGACCGCTTCCAATCGGTTGGCGAGTGGTTGGACGCGCTTGAAGGGGTGTCAGCACTCAGTGCTGCGGGGCTGCAAGCCGCGCCACAGAACAGCGGTGTAAATGATGTCGTTGATCCGGATGCACCGGCGCGCGAGCTGGAGCCGGACCTTGTTCAGGCGATTTCGTCGTTGGTTCAGGACACCAACAGCCGGCTTGAATCTGTCCAGGCGAAAGAGAGCGAAGGCGGTGCAGCGCAGTCCGCCGATGAGGAGGCCGAGGAGCCGCCCGTGCGATTGGTGGATCTGTTTGGCAGCCCGGTTGACGATGTCGACGCATGGCTTGCGGAGCAAGACAAAGAGACAAAACACGACACATCCGGACACCAGCACGCGTCAGGAGGCCAGACCAAGAGTTGGTCTGGGCCGAATACAAAAGCCAGCGAGGCGTTCGCGCAAGGCGGGCAAACCAGCGTTGGCAGTGCTCTGGCACGCGCGATTGGCTCCTTTGTTGGTCGCAAGCGCAATCCAGAAGAATTGATCGAAACCTGA
- a CDS encoding cytochrome P450: MHAQQSQAPFAPVDDQITLAELTRDPYPIFKRLRAQSPVLQVKALGRTLLTKAEHTKYVKENAELFSSDDPQTPMKRAFQAQTLMRKDGAAHLRERNAMAPSFAGRTIKACWEPIYTKIAEDFVASLPRGETVDLFPALAGPYAARCLKHLLGIEEASDDDMQRWSQVLIDGAGNFALEESMFEVSDKANVEMDRLFEAAAKRHRAEPNQSVLSVMVNAEDPIETSQIHSNIKIAIGGGINEPRDALLTILYGLMTNPDQMEAAKRDALWGQAFEEGVRWVAPIQASSRLVTQDTEIGGFFIPKGDTVMTSQASACHDEDLYEDPEVYNIFRPKAPHQAFGNGPHFCQGTHIARRMLANIMLPMLFDRFPNMSLPDPGGVVFWGFGFRGPRNLPVTLN, encoded by the coding sequence ATGCATGCTCAACAGAGCCAAGCGCCGTTTGCGCCGGTAGACGATCAGATCACCCTTGCTGAGCTGACCCGTGATCCCTATCCGATTTTCAAACGATTGCGGGCGCAATCGCCGGTTTTGCAGGTCAAGGCGCTTGGCCGGACGTTGCTGACCAAGGCTGAGCACACCAAATACGTCAAGGAAAACGCCGAATTGTTCAGTTCGGACGATCCGCAGACGCCGATGAAGCGGGCGTTTCAGGCGCAGACTCTGATGCGCAAGGACGGCGCGGCGCATCTTCGTGAGCGCAACGCGATGGCGCCATCGTTCGCGGGGCGCACGATCAAGGCGTGCTGGGAGCCGATCTATACCAAGATCGCAGAGGATTTTGTGGCCTCATTACCGCGCGGCGAGACGGTTGATTTGTTTCCTGCGCTGGCCGGACCATACGCGGCGCGCTGTCTCAAGCATCTGTTGGGCATTGAGGAAGCGAGCGACGACGACATGCAACGCTGGAGTCAGGTTCTGATCGACGGGGCGGGGAACTTTGCCCTTGAGGAGAGCATGTTCGAAGTCAGCGACAAGGCCAATGTCGAGATGGACCGCTTGTTTGAAGCGGCGGCGAAGCGGCATCGTGCCGAGCCGAACCAGAGTGTTCTGTCGGTGATGGTGAATGCCGAGGACCCGATCGAGACGAGCCAGATACATTCCAACATCAAGATCGCCATTGGCGGCGGTATCAACGAGCCGCGCGATGCGTTGCTGACCATTCTTTACGGGTTGATGACCAACCCCGACCAGATGGAAGCGGCCAAGCGCGACGCCCTGTGGGGGCAAGCGTTTGAAGAGGGCGTGCGGTGGGTTGCGCCGATTCAGGCCAGCTCGCGGTTGGTGACGCAAGACACCGAGATTGGCGGATTCTTTATCCCCAAGGGCGATACGGTGATGACATCGCAAGCCTCGGCCTGTCATGACGAGGATCTGTATGAGGACCCGGAGGTCTATAACATCTTCCGGCCCAAGGCGCCGCATCAGGCGTTCGGCAATGGGCCGCATTTTTGTCAGGGCACGCATATCGCCCGGCGGATGTTGGCCAATATCATGCTGCCGATGCTGTTCGATCGCTTTCCCAACATGTCGCTTCCTGATCCGGGGGGCGTTGTGTTCTGGGGCTTTGGCTTTCGAGGGCCACGGAATTTGCCTGTCACGCTGAACTGA
- a CDS encoding LysR family transcriptional regulator, with product MTTPDPLAIDFAALRTLHMLHALNSFSRTAEHLGVTQSTISYTVDKMRRAFADPLFVRQGASVVPTDRCTEIVDATVKMVDDYLQLTEPRDFDPAETRAEVTISCNYYERAAILPDLMQRLRRRAPGLIVKILTSTVRGKEQLDRGESDALLGPVIIDNTNFYRRHLVTDHYVCIMSRDTARATATLDETTYLAAPHAVVNYGGGWESSFITALHARNQKLNAIVEVPSPAGLPALLNGTDLIATVPFAIAHNFGAEVVIRPCPFNAPLEIDLYWTARTHRSPMHRWLRAEIADAASKVVLS from the coding sequence ATGACAACGCCCGACCCCCTCGCCATCGACTTCGCCGCACTGCGCACCCTTCACATGCTGCACGCGCTGAATTCGTTTTCGCGCACGGCCGAACATCTGGGCGTTACCCAGTCCACAATCTCCTACACCGTCGACAAAATGCGCCGCGCCTTTGCGGACCCGCTGTTCGTGCGCCAAGGCGCCAGCGTCGTGCCAACCGACCGCTGCACTGAAATCGTCGATGCGACTGTCAAAATGGTCGATGACTATCTGCAACTGACCGAACCGCGTGATTTTGACCCCGCAGAAACCCGGGCCGAGGTGACGATCTCTTGCAACTATTACGAACGCGCGGCCATCCTGCCCGACCTGATGCAGCGCCTGCGCCGTCGCGCCCCTGGTCTCATCGTGAAAATCCTCACCTCAACCGTGCGCGGCAAAGAACAGCTCGACCGCGGCGAAAGCGATGCCCTGCTTGGTCCGGTCATCATCGACAACACCAACTTTTATCGCCGTCATCTCGTCACCGATCACTACGTCTGCATCATGTCCCGCGACACGGCGCGCGCCACCGCCACTCTTGATGAAACAACCTATCTCGCTGCGCCACATGCGGTTGTGAACTACGGTGGCGGCTGGGAATCCAGCTTCATTACCGCCCTTCACGCCCGCAACCAGAAACTGAACGCTATTGTCGAAGTGCCCAGCCCGGCAGGCCTGCCCGCCCTGCTGAACGGCACCGATTTGATCGCGACCGTGCCCTTTGCCATCGCGCATAACTTCGGAGCCGAGGTTGTTATCCGCCCCTGCCCCTTCAATGCTCCGCTTGAGATCGACCTCTATTGGACGGCGCGCACCCACCGCTCGCCCATGCACCGCTGGCTCAGAGCCGAAATCGCCGATGCGGCCTCAAAAGTTGTGCTCAGCTAA
- the ureG gene encoding urease accessory protein UreG, with the protein MTRMNGPLRVGIGGPVGAGKTTLTAALSEVLRDRCSLGVITNDIYTQEDAEALMRLQVLPQDRIIGVETGGCPHTAIREDASINLAAVAEMQTRHPEVDLVLIESGGDNLSATFSPELADVTLYVIDVAAGEEIPRKGGPAITRSDVLIINKTDLAPHVGASLDVMERDAARMRAGRPFVFTNLRARQGVEQIVTLLQEIGGLALTPGAVAAAE; encoded by the coding sequence ATGACCCGGATGAATGGCCCGTTGCGCGTAGGAATCGGTGGCCCGGTGGGCGCAGGCAAGACGACTTTGACAGCGGCCCTGTCAGAGGTGCTGCGCGATCGCTGCTCGCTGGGGGTGATTACAAATGACATCTACACGCAGGAAGATGCCGAGGCGCTGATGCGGCTTCAGGTGCTGCCACAGGACCGGATTATCGGGGTGGAAACTGGCGGCTGTCCGCATACGGCGATCCGTGAGGATGCGTCGATCAACCTTGCCGCCGTGGCCGAGATGCAGACGCGCCACCCGGAGGTTGATCTGGTGTTGATCGAAAGCGGCGGTGACAACCTGTCGGCGACGTTCAGCCCGGAATTGGCGGATGTGACGCTTTATGTGATCGACGTGGCGGCGGGCGAGGAGATACCGCGCAAGGGCGGGCCCGCGATCACCCGTTCGGATGTTTTGATTATCAACAAGACCGACCTTGCGCCGCATGTCGGCGCTTCGCTGGATGTGATGGAGCGGGACGCGGCGCGGATGCGGGCGGGAAGACCATTTGTGTTTACCAACCTGCGGGCGCGGCAGGGGGTGGAGCAGATTGTGACCTTGCTGCAAGAGATTGGCGGGTTGGCCCTGACGCCGGGCGCGGTTGCCGCGGCGGAGTAG
- a CDS encoding urease accessory protein UreF, with translation MATGAHIAMPTEAQILTLAQWFSPGFPVGAFAYSHGLEWAVESGAVQDASGVEQWIADVLRHGAGWNDALFVAAGFEADTALGAREVDGMCRAFAASGERLKESDLQGRAFCDTVAAVWATELDGLCYPVAVGRAARLESLPVRLCTQMFLQAFLSNLVAAAQRLLPIGQTRGQEMIRALTPVASEIAIAAQGAGLGALSSTAFHADIASMKHETQYSRMFRT, from the coding sequence ATGGCCACGGGCGCACACATAGCCATGCCCACTGAGGCGCAAATCCTGACGTTGGCACAGTGGTTCTCGCCGGGTTTTCCGGTGGGGGCCTTTGCCTATTCCCACGGCTTGGAATGGGCGGTGGAGAGCGGTGCTGTGCAGGATGCAAGCGGTGTGGAGCAATGGATCGCGGATGTGTTGCGGCATGGCGCGGGTTGGAACGATGCGTTGTTTGTTGCCGCCGGGTTTGAGGCCGACACGGCGCTTGGCGCGCGCGAGGTTGACGGCATGTGTCGGGCCTTTGCAGCATCGGGCGAGCGGTTGAAGGAGAGCGACCTTCAGGGGCGCGCATTTTGCGACACGGTCGCGGCGGTGTGGGCGACGGAGCTGGATGGCTTGTGCTATCCGGTGGCTGTCGGGCGGGCGGCGCGGCTTGAGTCCTTGCCGGTGCGGTTATGCACCCAGATGTTTTTACAGGCATTTCTGAGCAATCTGGTGGCGGCGGCGCAGCGGCTTTTGCCCATCGGGCAGACGCGCGGGCAGGAGATGATCCGGGCGCTGACACCCGTGGCCAGCGAAATTGCCATAGCGGCGCAGGGCGCGGGGTTGGGGGCGCTGTCGTCGACGGCCTTCCACGCCGATATTGCGTCAATGAAACACGAAACCCAGTATTCAAGGATGTTCCGCACATGA
- a CDS encoding urease accessory protein UreE has product MTETLAVAHSYHSHAHGVPFAKISLDYEGRFLRRRVLSTDDGQGFLVDLGKTTSLDHGGVLVLEDGREIEICAAPEALLEVTGADLPRIAWHVGNRHTPCQIEGARLLIQPDHVIRDMLGKIGAEVREVVEPFTPEGGAYGHGRTHSHAH; this is encoded by the coding sequence ATGACCGAGACACTTGCAGTTGCGCATAGCTATCACAGCCACGCCCACGGTGTGCCGTTTGCGAAAATATCGCTCGATTACGAGGGGCGGTTTTTGCGGCGCAGGGTTTTGAGCACGGATGACGGGCAGGGGTTTCTTGTCGATCTGGGTAAGACGACATCGCTGGATCATGGCGGGGTTCTGGTGCTGGAGGACGGGCGCGAGATCGAGATTTGCGCCGCGCCGGAAGCGTTGCTGGAAGTCACCGGTGCGGACCTGCCGCGGATCGCGTGGCATGTCGGCAACCGCCACACGCCCTGTCAGATCGAAGGCGCGCGCCTGTTGATCCAGCCGGATCATGTGATCCGCGATATGCTGGGCAAAATCGGCGCAGAGGTGCGCGAGGTCGTGGAACCGTTCACGCCGGAAGGCGGGGCCTATGGCCACGGGCGCACACATAGCCATGCCCACTGA